A genomic segment from uncultured Desulfuromonas sp. encodes:
- a CDS encoding tetratricopeptide repeat protein — protein MSLINQMLRDLEERRRKEAPQGADVAAVTVPRKRRPLGMITAIVLAALAGGVLLWWVMAPPRTRPQPVAHTVQDTLPPIAAEIKPANPVHLLSMRGSERGRELRIVLELSEAVAWGIIGQDAHSLTLTLPVAVQTTLDSQALTLLSSWRVVPRQGNSELAFLADREMRWNVFALDTDSQHGWRLVVEGNATDEAEVADLVVPVIPAEDHAAETVLNEVVPKSTVTEMSSQQAAQSEVKKQLTPRDQLWHQAQAAVQEKDLENAARLLTELVTVDPEDRQGRLELTRILLQQGDAQQALVVAEQGHRIQPAEPLWLIFKARLLAEANQLPQALDALTVENPPSVRQNPKFYALKAALLQRAARYDEALLEYRQLCGVFPQQAQWWLGRAVSAEQLAMRDEARQSFKRALALPGLEASLQQYAVQQLTRLGEVD, from the coding sequence ATGAGCCTGATCAACCAGATGTTGCGAGATCTTGAAGAACGGCGGCGCAAAGAGGCTCCTCAGGGGGCGGATGTTGCCGCTGTGACGGTACCGCGAAAACGGCGTCCTTTGGGCATGATTACCGCAATCGTCCTCGCCGCTCTGGCAGGTGGGGTTTTGCTTTGGTGGGTTATGGCGCCGCCGCGGACGCGTCCGCAACCGGTTGCGCACACTGTTCAGGACACCTTGCCCCCTATCGCGGCGGAGATAAAACCGGCGAACCCGGTGCATCTCCTGTCCATGCGCGGCAGTGAACGTGGTCGCGAGCTACGAATTGTTCTCGAACTGTCGGAGGCGGTGGCATGGGGCATTATCGGTCAGGACGCCCATTCCCTGACGCTGACATTACCCGTTGCCGTTCAAACAACACTGGATAGCCAGGCGTTGACACTGCTCAGCTCCTGGCGTGTGGTGCCACGACAGGGGAACAGCGAACTGGCTTTTCTGGCCGATCGTGAAATGCGCTGGAATGTTTTTGCCCTCGATACGGACAGTCAGCACGGCTGGCGTCTGGTCGTTGAAGGCAATGCCACGGACGAGGCGGAGGTTGCTGATCTGGTTGTGCCCGTTATTCCCGCGGAAGATCATGCTGCAGAAACGGTGTTGAATGAGGTGGTGCCGAAGTCAACAGTGACTGAGATGTCATCTCAGCAGGCTGCACAGAGTGAAGTTAAAAAGCAGCTGACGCCTCGCGATCAGCTGTGGCATCAGGCCCAGGCCGCAGTACAGGAAAAGGATCTTGAAAACGCCGCTCGCTTGTTGACGGAGCTGGTCACTGTGGATCCAGAAGATCGCCAGGGGCGACTGGAGTTGACTCGCATTTTATTGCAGCAGGGCGATGCCCAGCAGGCTCTGGTGGTGGCTGAGCAGGGACACCGTATCCAGCCCGCAGAGCCGCTCTGGTTGATCTTTAAGGCGCGTTTACTGGCTGAGGCGAACCAATTGCCTCAGGCTCTGGATGCACTCACGGTGGAGAATCCTCCCTCTGTGAGACAAAATCCGAAGTTTTATGCCCTTAAGGCAGCGCTTCTGCAACGTGCAGCCCGTTATGACGAGGCGCTTTTAGAGTATCGGCAGCTCTGCGGCGTGTTTCCGCAGCAGGCACAATGGTGGTTGGGGCGAGCCGTCAGCGCAGAACAACTTGCGATGCGTGATGAAGCACGACAGAGCTTTAAACGGGCGTTGGCTCTGCCCGGATTGGAGGCCTCGTTGCAACAGTATGCCGTACAACAGTTAACGCGTTTAGGGGAAGTGGACTAA
- a CDS encoding prepilin-type N-terminal cleavage/methylation domain-containing protein, which produces MSRTITSHKGFTLVELVVVLVILGILSAVIAPRFFELDDYQSRAFRDELVSALRYAHKRAVASSQNVRVVIQADGFSLDYGNGASPVAHPTKGNFVNQNASPVALNPQIVTFNALGQIVEVLGEEDGKLENFAYDGFGITLWGETGCVVVTQ; this is translated from the coding sequence ATGAGCAGAACCATCACGTCTCACAAGGGATTTACACTGGTCGAACTGGTGGTTGTGCTCGTGATTCTCGGTATCCTTTCGGCCGTTATAGCCCCCCGTTTTTTTGAGCTTGACGATTACCAGAGCCGGGCTTTTCGCGATGAACTGGTCAGTGCCTTGCGTTACGCTCATAAGCGCGCCGTTGCCAGCAGCCAAAATGTTCGTGTCGTGATTCAGGCAGATGGCTTTTCTCTCGATTATGGTAATGGCGCCTCACCGGTTGCTCATCCAACCAAGGGAAATTTTGTTAATCAGAATGCTTCTCCGGTCGCATTGAATCCTCAAATCGTGACGTTTAACGCTCTTGGACAGATCGTTGAGGTTCTGGGCGAAGAAGACGGAAAACTGGAGAATTTTGCTTACGACGGTTTTGGCATTACTCTTTGGGGAGAGACTGGATGTGTCGTCGTTACGCAGTAG
- a CDS encoding prepilin-type N-terminal cleavage/methylation domain-containing protein, which produces MKNQKGFTLIELVVVMVILAVLAAVAVPKFLDLQKQAEAAAVKGVVGNIRSALGIRVARALVSGEDLQTLATNLYPMSLLSSIPEPYAGRGDSVPTDKGTWYEGNGSHDLYYILRNGDIASNPTTAEYLRFEIEVVQEDLDGDGTLEDVGLVFEKYDNTNILDADTDSANDADFDWNY; this is translated from the coding sequence ATGAAGAACCAAAAGGGTTTCACCCTGATTGAACTGGTGGTGGTCATGGTCATCCTCGCGGTGCTGGCCGCCGTTGCCGTACCGAAATTCCTTGATTTGCAGAAGCAGGCGGAAGCCGCTGCCGTTAAGGGCGTGGTTGGCAATATCCGTAGCGCCTTGGGGATTCGTGTGGCGCGGGCATTGGTCTCCGGTGAAGACCTGCAGACGCTGGCGACCAATCTCTATCCCATGTCGTTGTTGTCCTCCATTCCTGAACCCTATGCCGGTCGGGGAGACAGTGTTCCCACAGATAAAGGGACTTGGTACGAGGGGAATGGCTCTCACGATCTTTATTACATTCTTCGCAATGGTGATATTGCCAGTAATCCAACGACTGCCGAATATCTGCGCTTTGAGATTGAAGTGGTTCAGGAAGATCTCGACGGTGACGGGACCCTCGAAGATGTCGGTTTGGTCTTCGAAAAATACGATAATACCAATATCCTTGATGCGGATACAGACAGTGCCAATGATGCCGATTTTGACTGGAACTATTAG
- a CDS encoding type II secretion system F family protein: protein MPMFRYIARRPGGEQVSGELELPTSAAVASQLSENGLIPIQIEEGRAGKETAKKKGFSLSLRRRPKKVRLDDLILYCRQMYSLTRSGVPMMRSLYGLIESSQNPVMRQALGGVVENLESGRDLSGAMAAYPGVFPNLMTRMVQVGESSGNLEESFRQLAEYLEFEKLTRERIKAALRYPTFVIVAIGVAMAILSLFVIPTFEKVFAGLGAELPLPTRIIIGISRFSVSYWPYLLVAFVLTGYLLRLYLRTDQGAYRWDRYKLKLPIVGSILLRATLARFARAFSMGYGSGVPLVQALGYTARAIENRYLGEKLDDMRNQLERGDTLTRSAANLKIFTPLVLQMLAVGEESGSVDSMLLEVAGFYEREVEYDLKNLTSAIEPILIVIIGGMVLVLALGVFLPMWNMSSLMR from the coding sequence ATGCCGATGTTTCGCTATATCGCCCGACGTCCCGGCGGAGAGCAGGTTTCCGGGGAGCTGGAGTTGCCGACATCGGCCGCAGTTGCCAGCCAGCTGTCGGAAAATGGTCTTATTCCGATTCAGATCGAGGAAGGGCGTGCTGGTAAAGAAACCGCGAAAAAGAAGGGTTTTTCCCTGTCGCTGAGGCGGCGACCGAAAAAAGTGCGTCTCGATGATCTGATCCTTTACTGCCGACAGATGTATTCACTGACGCGTTCCGGCGTGCCAATGATGCGGTCATTGTATGGCCTGATTGAATCATCGCAAAACCCTGTCATGCGGCAGGCGCTTGGCGGCGTAGTTGAAAACCTGGAATCCGGTCGTGACCTGTCCGGAGCGATGGCGGCTTATCCAGGCGTGTTCCCCAACCTGATGACACGCATGGTTCAGGTTGGTGAGAGCAGCGGTAACCTAGAAGAATCATTTCGCCAGCTGGCGGAATATCTTGAATTTGAAAAACTGACTCGCGAGCGGATCAAGGCGGCATTACGCTATCCGACATTCGTCATTGTGGCTATTGGTGTTGCCATGGCGATTCTCAGTCTGTTTGTCATTCCGACCTTTGAGAAGGTGTTTGCCGGGTTAGGCGCGGAACTGCCGTTGCCGACGCGGATTATTATCGGGATCTCCCGTTTCTCTGTGTCTTATTGGCCCTATCTGTTGGTGGCCTTTGTGCTCACGGGATACCTGCTGCGACTTTATTTACGCACAGATCAGGGTGCCTATCGCTGGGACCGTTACAAATTGAAACTGCCGATTGTCGGCTCAATTCTGTTGCGGGCAACGCTGGCTCGATTTGCGCGTGCCTTTTCCATGGGATACGGCAGTGGCGTCCCTCTGGTTCAGGCACTGGGCTATACCGCTCGGGCGATAGAAAACCGTTACCTTGGCGAGAAGCTCGACGATATGCGCAATCAACTGGAGCGTGGTGACACCCTGACGCGTAGCGCGGCTAATTTAAAGATTTTTACACCGCTGGTACTGCAGATGCTGGCGGTCGGAGAAGAGAGCGGCTCTGTGGACAGCATGTTGCTCGAAGTTGCCGGATTTTATGAGCGCGAAGTGGAATATGATCTGAAGAATCTGACCAGCGCCATTGAGCCGATTCTCATTGTGATTATTGGTGGCATGGTTCTGGTGCTGGCACTGGGCGTGTTCCTGCCGATGTGGAATATGAGCAGCCTGATGCGCTGA
- a CDS encoding pilus assembly protein MshP, with product MMTGHKNIHVNQRGFTLVQAIFVLVVLGMLGTYMVTLLGVQQSTSTLAVQQARAYQAARAGVEWAAARIAGGDTLSAPITPFVVDGTGCTVSVTVAKVVYSEAGSLGTVYHITSLAASTGLTKASPDYVSRTLEVSLQ from the coding sequence ATGATGACAGGCCATAAAAACATTCATGTCAATCAACGCGGGTTTACCCTGGTTCAGGCCATCTTTGTACTGGTGGTGCTGGGTATGCTCGGCACCTATATGGTCACGCTATTGGGTGTGCAACAGAGCACAAGCACTTTGGCCGTGCAACAGGCTCGGGCCTATCAGGCGGCACGGGCTGGTGTCGAGTGGGCTGCGGCGCGTATTGCCGGGGGGGATACCTTGAGCGCTCCAATTACTCCCTTTGTGGTGGATGGGACCGGCTGTACGGTTTCCGTGACTGTGGCCAAAGTTGTTTATTCAGAAGCTGGTAGTCTGGGGACTGTCTACCATATCACGAGTCTCGCCGCATCCACTGGTCTGACCAAAGCCAGCCCTGATTATGTCTCCCGTACATTGGAGGTGTCCCTTCAATGA
- a CDS encoding type II secretion system protein, with amino-acid sequence MRKQRGFTLLELIVVSAVVCILASVALPKFLRLMHQAEVVSVQGVIGQMRSALSLRMSHGLYRGDDLAAWAHDGSRALYPMKDLLLELPKNYLGVIATSNRRGYWYDDKNSHELVYVLRDDGLIEDGAARPVQLRWKIRVLYGVLAEGERPTLLGLVLQPSSPIRWSVDSQQAGEF; translated from the coding sequence ATGCGCAAACAACGCGGTTTCACATTACTTGAACTGATTGTGGTGAGCGCCGTTGTGTGCATCCTGGCCAGTGTCGCATTGCCGAAATTCCTCCGCCTGATGCATCAGGCGGAGGTCGTCTCTGTTCAGGGGGTGATCGGCCAGATGCGTAGCGCCTTGAGTTTGAGAATGTCTCATGGCCTGTATCGCGGGGATGACTTGGCGGCGTGGGCGCATGACGGTTCCCGTGCATTATATCCGATGAAGGATCTGTTGCTTGAGCTGCCGAAAAACTACCTCGGTGTGATCGCGACGAGCAATCGTCGCGGTTATTGGTATGATGATAAGAACAGCCATGAACTGGTTTATGTGTTACGCGATGACGGACTGATTGAGGACGGCGCGGCACGTCCGGTCCAATTACGCTGGAAGATTCGCGTGCTTTATGGCGTTCTTGCCGAAGGTGAACGTCCGACACTTCTCGGCCTTGTCCTGCAACCATCCTCACCGATTCGCTGGTCGGTCGATTCACAACAAGCTGGAGAATTTTGA
- a CDS encoding prepilin-type N-terminal cleavage/methylation domain-containing protein: protein MLLPLMASLRYPRQKGSSSAGFTLVELIVVILIISILASMGGIFISRPIEGYIALHRRAELVDQAEMALRRMQRDIRAALPNSVRLYTDTDGNGIEFLHVIDGGRYRRSLGAGGEDILDFTQADNGFDALGGLRHAVVGDSYGVVIYNLAATGIVGNAYAGDNRSSGIYNADSTITLNNFTLYPFDSPSQRFFMVDEAVVYHVEDGELKRYAGYTIDNSADTPAGTGSVVAQHVQSVVFQYAPGSPSRAGLVTITITLQDGDEQVRLLHQVHVDNAP from the coding sequence ATGCTGTTACCTCTCATGGCCTCGTTACGATATCCACGTCAAAAGGGGAGTTCCTCGGCAGGTTTTACCCTGGTGGAACTGATTGTTGTCATTCTGATTATCAGTATTCTCGCCAGCATGGGTGGCATATTTATCAGCCGGCCGATTGAAGGCTATATCGCTCTGCACCGTCGTGCTGAATTGGTGGATCAGGCGGAGATGGCTTTGCGTCGTATGCAGCGCGATATCAGAGCGGCACTGCCCAACAGTGTGCGGTTATATACGGATACCGATGGCAACGGGATTGAATTTCTCCATGTCATCGATGGCGGGCGATATCGGCGCAGTCTTGGCGCCGGTGGAGAGGATATCCTTGATTTTACCCAGGCGGATAATGGTTTTGATGCCCTGGGCGGATTACGCCATGCTGTTGTCGGTGATTCGTATGGCGTGGTGATTTACAATCTGGCGGCAACGGGGATCGTGGGCAATGCCTATGCTGGTGATAATCGCTCCTCCGGAATCTACAACGCGGACAGTACCATCACACTCAATAATTTTACCCTCTATCCCTTTGACTCACCCTCACAACGGTTCTTTATGGTGGATGAAGCCGTTGTTTACCATGTTGAAGACGGTGAATTAAAACGCTATGCCGGTTATACCATTGATAACAGTGCGGATACGCCCGCTGGGACGGGTTCAGTTGTTGCCCAGCATGTTCAGTCAGTGGTTTTTCAGTATGCGCCGGGCTCGCCGAGCCGGGCCGGGCTGGTGACCATCACCATCACACTGCAGGACGGAGATGAGCAGGTGCGTTTGCTGCATCAGGTCCATGTGGACAATGCGCCATAA
- a CDS encoding type II secretion system protein — translation MNNQKGFTLIELIVVIVILGILSAVAVPKFVDMRQEARDAAAEGVFGAAQSAAALNHAKYLVSGAWTDAPAAAAITTGALLLTAMDGTPEGWGADAATICYDSNGDGTFDCDGDDDDYVITVTAETATKKAALAKSW, via the coding sequence ATGAACAACCAAAAAGGCTTTACCCTGATCGAATTGATCGTCGTTATTGTTATTCTCGGCATTTTGTCCGCTGTGGCAGTCCCCAAATTTGTCGATATGCGACAAGAGGCACGTGATGCAGCGGCAGAAGGTGTCTTTGGCGCTGCCCAGTCCGCTGCAGCCTTGAATCATGCAAAATATCTCGTCTCCGGTGCGTGGACAGATGCCCCTGCAGCGGCTGCCATAACAACGGGTGCTCTGTTGTTGACCGCCATGGATGGAACCCCGGAGGGATGGGGTGCTGATGCTGCTACTATCTGTTATGACTCCAATGGCGATGGTACTTTTGATTGTGACGGTGATGATGATGATTATGTCATTACGGTGACTGCTGAGACCGCGACAAAGAAAGCCGCTTTGGCGAAAAGCTGGTAA
- a CDS encoding AAA family ATPase, whose amino-acid sequence MYLEHFSLTDFPFSLTPDTDFYFDAVSSREAFNVVLVALQQGEGIVKVVGEVGTGKTVMCRKLLNDLPDTMTTVYLPNPLMEPQQLYRAVAQELGLKVASDSAVNDLLQRLNHHLIALNNEGFQVVVCVDEAQSMPTETLEALRLLSNVETEKRKLLQIVLFAQPELDERLAERSLRQLRQRIGFSYRLQPLDYDGCMGYINHRLQKAGYLGKPLFSPKAVKLLYRAAQGIPRLVNILAHKALLAAYGRGETYVAVPVVRAAIADTEGVAPAGRWWLWGVAAGMLCLLCFSIGFLMNGQLP is encoded by the coding sequence ATGTATCTGGAACATTTCAGTTTGACGGATTTCCCTTTTTCGCTGACCCCGGATACGGATTTTTATTTTGATGCCGTCTCCAGTCGCGAGGCCTTTAATGTCGTGCTGGTGGCATTACAACAGGGCGAGGGGATTGTCAAAGTTGTCGGCGAGGTGGGGACCGGAAAGACTGTGATGTGCCGGAAGCTTCTCAATGATCTTCCGGATACCATGACCACGGTTTATCTGCCCAACCCCTTGATGGAGCCGCAACAGCTGTACCGGGCCGTGGCTCAGGAGCTGGGTTTGAAAGTGGCCTCTGACAGCGCGGTCAACGATCTGCTGCAACGCCTGAATCATCATCTGATTGCCTTGAACAATGAAGGCTTTCAGGTCGTGGTTTGTGTGGATGAAGCCCAGAGTATGCCGACGGAAACATTGGAAGCACTGCGCCTGTTGAGCAATGTTGAAACCGAAAAACGCAAATTGCTGCAGATTGTTCTGTTTGCGCAACCGGAGCTGGATGAACGACTGGCTGAACGCTCCTTGCGCCAACTACGGCAGCGGATCGGCTTTTCATATCGCCTGCAGCCGTTGGATTATGACGGCTGCATGGGGTATATCAATCACCGTTTGCAAAAAGCCGGCTATCTGGGTAAGCCGTTGTTCAGCCCGAAAGCGGTTAAGCTGCTCTATCGTGCGGCACAGGGAATCCCGCGGTTGGTCAATATCCTGGCACATAAGGCGTTGTTGGCCGCTTATGGTCGCGGAGAAACTTATGTGGCGGTGCCGGTCGTCCGGGCCGCAATTGCCGACACGGAGGGGGTTGCCCCTGCGGGGCGTTGGTGGCTGTGGGGGGTGGCCGCAGGGATGCTTTGCCTGTTGTGTTTCAGCATCGGCTTTCTGATGAACGGACAGCTGCCATGA
- the mshL gene encoding pilus (MSHA type) biogenesis protein MshL, protein MIKTRVLLIVFLLLAGSFVAGCSPVIAPEAPTPSTALDAFPESTPAPKPQPVPEAVQQAMMPSLLMTDVETAEPRFDVVADQVEARAFFAGLVADTPTNLVVHPDVQGTISLHLKHVTLEEVLSIVRDVYGFHYQVITGGYQIYPNKMQTRIYEVDYLTLKRSGHSLTRVNSGQVSAVSSDDGNGNDDDSNSSSNNVTSSSGSRIVTVSESDFWTGLQMTLQSLVGSENGRAVIVQPQAGLVVVRALPNELQVVTDYLNRTQVTLQRQVILEAKIIEVELNDGYQTGINWAGLIHNGDNLATVGQVGGGTFLSDGVSEIAGSNPLTDGLVTSAFGGVFSTTLQFDDFEAFIEAVKTQGDVQVLSSPRISTLNNQKAVIKVGTDEFFVTDISSDTVTGTTTTTTPDITLTPFFSGIALDVTPQISGKGRVTLHVHPTVSDVVDQTKVITVAGQTQSLPLAFSSVRESDTIVEARSGQVVVIGGLMKNSDSRDGAGVPLLGDIPGLGHLFRHQKNSTSKSELIILLKPQVVERDDDWNRDIEAARQRMNGLL, encoded by the coding sequence ATGATAAAAACAAGAGTCCTTCTGATCGTCTTCCTGTTGCTGGCAGGTTCTTTTGTCGCCGGATGCAGCCCCGTGATCGCACCGGAAGCTCCCACGCCATCAACAGCGCTTGATGCTTTCCCCGAATCCACGCCGGCACCCAAGCCGCAACCCGTTCCCGAGGCGGTGCAACAGGCCATGATGCCGTCGCTGTTGATGACCGATGTTGAAACGGCGGAGCCGCGTTTTGATGTGGTTGCCGATCAGGTCGAAGCGCGCGCCTTTTTTGCAGGCTTGGTGGCAGATACCCCAACCAACCTCGTGGTTCATCCGGACGTTCAGGGCACGATCAGCCTGCATCTTAAACATGTCACTCTCGAAGAAGTGTTGTCCATCGTTCGCGATGTGTACGGATTTCATTACCAGGTGATTACTGGCGGCTATCAGATTTATCCCAACAAAATGCAGACGCGTATCTATGAAGTGGATTATCTGACCCTCAAGCGCAGTGGCCATTCGTTGACCCGCGTGAATTCTGGGCAGGTCAGCGCTGTCAGTAGTGACGATGGCAACGGCAACGATGACGATAGCAACTCGTCATCGAATAACGTGACCAGCAGTTCCGGCAGCCGGATCGTCACAGTTTCAGAGAGTGACTTCTGGACTGGTCTGCAAATGACCTTGCAATCTTTGGTCGGCAGCGAGAATGGCCGTGCCGTGATTGTTCAGCCTCAGGCTGGGCTGGTTGTCGTGCGTGCCCTGCCCAATGAATTGCAAGTGGTGACGGATTATCTCAACAGAACCCAGGTGACCTTGCAGCGCCAGGTGATTCTTGAAGCTAAAATTATTGAAGTGGAACTCAACGATGGCTATCAGACCGGCATCAACTGGGCAGGACTGATTCACAATGGCGACAATCTTGCCACGGTCGGCCAGGTGGGCGGCGGCACCTTTTTGAGTGACGGTGTCAGTGAAATCGCCGGGAGCAATCCGTTGACGGATGGCCTGGTCACTTCGGCGTTTGGGGGTGTTTTTTCCACCACGCTACAGTTTGATGATTTTGAGGCGTTCATTGAAGCGGTCAAGACGCAAGGTGATGTCCAGGTGCTGTCGAGCCCACGCATTTCGACGTTGAACAACCAGAAAGCGGTGATCAAAGTCGGCACGGACGAATTTTTTGTCACGGATATTTCCAGTGATACGGTGACCGGAACAACGACCACCACCACGCCGGATATCACCCTGACGCCGTTTTTCTCCGGCATCGCTTTGGATGTCACGCCACAAATCAGTGGTAAGGGGCGGGTGACGTTGCATGTCCATCCGACGGTCAGCGATGTGGTGGATCAGACCAAGGTGATCACCGTCGCCGGGCAAACCCAGTCATTGCCTCTGGCATTCAGCAGTGTGCGTGAGTCCGATACCATTGTTGAAGCCCGCAGTGGTCAGGTGGTGGTGATTGGTGGTCTGATGAAGAATTCCGACAGCCGCGATGGCGCCGGCGTGCCTCTGCTCGGCGATATTCCCGGACTTGGCCATCTGTTCCGCCATCAGAAGAATTCGACGAGCAAAAGTGAGTTGATCATTCTGCTTAAGCCGCAAGTGGTGGAACGCGACGATGACTGGAATCGCGATATCGAAGCGGCGCGACAACGCATGAACGGCTTGTTGTAG
- a CDS encoding GspE/PulE family protein: MVVRKKIRIGDLLVSEGIISEEQLMTALTTQKSSGRKLGRTLIELGYISEDHLLEFLSRQLEVPLVDLRLFKFDAELVKLIPETLARRFRVVALTRESNHLLVGMADPTDIFALDKLTAMLNQQVEPAVVRESDLLRSLDTVYRRTDEIENIAEELGEELAQTDFNLAELLPDSQLEDAPVVRLLQTLFEDAVQVGASDIHIEPDETVLRIRQRIDGVLHEQVMKEKRIAGALVSRLKLMSGLDISERRLPQDGRFNIRVKGKSIDIRLSTMPLQYGESVVMRLLDQSGGLLRLEHIGMPAHILARFRRFIHQPHGIVLVTGPTGSGKTTTLYGALNELNLPEKKIITVEDPVEYRLPRINQVQVNTKVGLTFAGVLRTALRQDPDIVMVGEMRDKETAEIGLRAAMTGHLVLSTLHTNDSISTALRLLDMGAEGYVVASSLQAVLAQRLVRRVCTSCSEEDALDAQQISWLKTVLGSDVVPSGFKKGRGCSQCGNTGYHGRIGVFELLEIDSALADALRRNDSSGFARTAQSQSHFISLADCALEYAREGITTMEEVVRIAGQVDELGLAEETPA; the protein is encoded by the coding sequence ATGGTGGTTCGCAAAAAAATACGCATCGGAGATTTGCTGGTTTCGGAAGGGATCATCAGTGAAGAGCAACTGATGACCGCACTGACAACGCAGAAAAGCAGTGGCCGTAAACTGGGACGGACATTGATTGAGCTGGGGTATATCAGTGAGGATCATCTGCTGGAGTTCCTGTCGCGACAGTTGGAGGTGCCTCTGGTCGATTTGCGCCTATTCAAGTTCGATGCGGAACTGGTCAAGCTGATTCCGGAAACACTGGCCCGGCGATTTCGTGTCGTTGCCTTAACGCGTGAATCTAATCATCTTCTGGTGGGGATGGCCGATCCCACTGATATCTTCGCTCTCGATAAACTGACAGCAATGCTTAACCAGCAGGTCGAGCCGGCGGTCGTGCGCGAGTCGGATCTTTTGCGGTCTCTGGATACGGTTTATCGACGCACTGATGAAATTGAAAACATCGCCGAAGAATTGGGTGAAGAACTGGCGCAGACCGATTTCAATCTCGCCGAGTTGCTGCCCGACAGCCAGCTTGAAGATGCGCCGGTGGTGCGTTTGCTGCAGACCCTGTTTGAGGATGCCGTTCAGGTGGGCGCTTCGGATATCCATATCGAGCCGGATGAGACGGTATTGCGTATCCGCCAGCGTATTGACGGCGTGCTTCACGAACAGGTGATGAAAGAAAAACGGATCGCCGGGGCTCTGGTGTCGCGTCTTAAGTTGATGAGTGGCCTGGATATCTCTGAGCGACGTCTGCCGCAGGATGGACGCTTCAACATTCGCGTCAAAGGCAAAAGTATCGACATTCGTTTGTCAACCATGCCGTTACAATATGGCGAATCCGTGGTCATGCGTCTGCTCGACCAGTCGGGCGGTTTACTGCGTCTGGAACATATTGGCATGCCGGCACATATCCTGGCGCGCTTCCGCCGTTTTATTCACCAGCCTCACGGCATCGTGCTGGTTACCGGGCCGACGGGCAGTGGTAAAACCACGACCCTCTACGGTGCGCTCAATGAACTCAACTTGCCGGAAAAAAAGATCATCACCGTCGAAGATCCGGTTGAATATCGCTTGCCGCGCATCAACCAGGTTCAAGTCAATACCAAGGTCGGCTTGACCTTTGCCGGGGTGCTGCGTACGGCTCTGCGTCAGGATCCGGATATTGTCATGGTCGGAGAGATGCGGGACAAGGAAACTGCCGAAATCGGCTTGCGTGCTGCCATGACCGGTCACCTGGTGCTGTCGACATTGCACACCAATGATTCCATCAGTACTGCGTTACGCTTGCTCGATATGGGTGCGGAAGGCTACGTCGTTGCCAGCTCGCTCCAGGCGGTATTGGCGCAACGTCTTGTCCGGCGGGTATGCACCAGTTGCAGTGAAGAGGACGCTCTTGACGCCCAGCAGATTAGCTGGCTTAAAACGGTTCTCGGTAGCGATGTTGTCCCCAGTGGGTTTAAAAAAGGACGGGGTTGCAGCCAGTGCGGCAATACCGGCTATCATGGTCGAATCGGTGTCTTCGAGCTTCTGGAAATTGATTCGGCGCTGGCCGATGCCCTGCGCCGAAACGACAGCTCTGGCTTTGCTCGCACCGCTCAGTCGCAGTCCCATTTTATTTCACTGGCGGATTGTGCTCTTGAGTATGCTCGTGAGGGGATCACGACCATGGAAGAGGTGGTGCGGATTGCCGGCCAGGTGGATGAGCTGGGTCTGGCGGAGGAAACACCCGCATGA
- a CDS encoding type II secretion system protein: MCRRYAVAKYKRVKNQRGVTLVELVVSIVIISIALAGVLVVMNYTTGHSADAVVEYQAVAIAEAYLEEIELQSFLDPGGPAETGRADLDDVQDYHWEAPFGINGESPRDQNGNVLAALVGYSVTVTVTAIVNIGPAGSIVPARRIDVTVVHPNNGSITLTGYRSAY; encoded by the coding sequence ATGTGTCGTCGTTACGCAGTAGCGAAATATAAACGCGTGAAAAACCAACGCGGCGTGACATTGGTTGAGCTGGTGGTGTCCATTGTGATCATCTCCATCGCCTTGGCCGGTGTGCTGGTGGTGATGAATTACACCACCGGACACAGCGCAGACGCCGTAGTTGAATATCAGGCTGTAGCCATTGCTGAGGCCTATCTCGAAGAGATCGAGCTACAGTCCTTTCTCGATCCCGGCGGTCCGGCGGAAACCGGACGTGCTGATCTGGATGATGTGCAGGATTATCACTGGGAAGCTCCTTTCGGAATCAATGGCGAGTCGCCGCGGGATCAAAATGGTAATGTCCTCGCCGCGCTTGTCGGCTACAGCGTTACCGTAACGGTAACGGCTATTGTGAATATCGGACCTGCGGGCAGCATCGTGCCAGCTAGAAGAATCGACGTGACAGTAGTCCATCCCAATAACGGTAGTATAACTCTGACCGGCTACCGGAGCGCGTATTGA